In Kocuria turfanensis, a single genomic region encodes these proteins:
- a CDS encoding IS3 family transposase (programmed frameshift) — translation MPKKYDAEFKARAVRMVREHQQDYPSLTVACQQIGQQLDLGRETLRNWVRQAEIDSGDRDGVTTAEAEEIKRLKAENKRLREANEILRKASNFLRGGARPPQSLIAGFIDQMRSEGYAVESICAALREQGVPIAARTYRSWKQPGRQPAARTVSDAIVMDVLLATVGTPEGLYGRRKMTAYLRRCGLAVAHCTVDRLMRSLGLAGVVRGRRVRTTIPAKDGTRASDLLNRNFTAAAPNTVWVADFTYVRTWAGFVYVAFIVDVFAQRIVSWNAATTRTTDLVLTCLRMGRWDRTRQGLVLPEGLIHHHDAGSQYTALRFTEHLALEGMAPSIGSVGDAYDNCLMESIIGLYKTECIRPGPFVKAPLKTVSDVEYSTLAWVDWYNTRRLHSSLGNVPPAEFEAAHYDQITAPQPAAQPV, via the exons ATGCCCAAGAAGTACGACGCCGAGTTCAAGGCCCGAGCGGTGCGCATGGTGCGCGAGCACCAGCAGGACTATCCGTCGCTGACGGTGGCCTGTCAGCAGATCGGTCAGCAGCTGGATCTGGGGCGGGAGACGCTGCGCAACTGGGTCCGTCAGGCCGAGATCGACTCCGGGGACCGGGATGGAGTCACCACGGCCGAGGCCGAAGAGATCAAGCGGCTCAAGGCCGAGAACAAACGGTTGCGCGAGGCCAACGAGATCCTGCGCAAGGCCTCGA ATTTTCTTCGCGGGGGAGCTCGACCCCCGCAATCGTTGATCGCCGGGTTCATCGACCAGATGAGGTCCGAAGGCTACGCGGTCGAGTCGATCTGCGCGGCCCTGCGCGAGCAGGGCGTGCCGATCGCCGCGAGAACCTACCGCTCCTGGAAGCAACCCGGTCGGCAGCCTGCCGCGCGCACGGTCAGCGACGCGATCGTCATGGATGTGCTGCTGGCCACCGTGGGCACCCCGGAGGGCCTCTACGGCCGGCGGAAGATGACCGCCTACCTGCGCCGGTGTGGGCTGGCGGTGGCCCACTGCACGGTGGATCGACTGATGCGCTCCCTCGGGCTGGCCGGGGTGGTCCGAGGCCGGCGGGTGCGCACCACGATCCCGGCCAAGGATGGGACGCGGGCGTCGGATCTGCTCAACCGCAACTTCACCGCCGCGGCCCCGAACACCGTGTGGGTCGCCGACTTCACCTACGTGCGCACCTGGGCCGGATTCGTCTACGTCGCCTTCATCGTCGATGTCTTCGCCCAGCGCATCGTGTCCTGGAACGCCGCCACCACCCGCACGACGGATCTGGTGCTCACCTGCCTGCGAATGGGCCGGTGGGACCGCACCCGTCAGGGCCTGGTGCTGCCGGAGGGGCTGATCCATCACCACGACGCCGGGTCCCAGTACACGGCGCTGCGCTTCACCGAGCATCTGGCCCTGGAGGGGATGGCCCCGTCGATCGGTTCGGTCGGGGACGCCTACGACAACTGCCTCATGGAGTCGATCATCGGCCTCTACAAGACCGAGTGCATCCGCCCGGGCCCGTTCGTGAAGGCACCACTGAAAACTGTCAGCGACGTCGAGTACTCCACGCTGGCCTGGGTGGACTGGTACAACACCCGCAGGCTGCACTCCAGCCTCGGCAACGTCCCGCCTGCCGAGTTCGAGGCCGCCCACTACGATCAGATCACTGCGCCCCAGCCGGCGGCGCAGCCCGTATAA
- a CDS encoding site-specific integrase, whose product MSRPRPPSDPETWPIPCTRCRGHHEIAAHWPDGPVCRYCYQAAKRTTGTCACGHTGVLPGRHDGRPACRACAGIALNLDCRTCGAEAELHSGGQCWACVLAATVDRLLNNPHNQQMHPSLAPVATALKAMTRPNSGLTWLNQPHVTAFLTDLATTATITHETLDALPATRTRDYVRALLVAHGALPPRDKNLARFTAWSQDAIQCLPAGEHREALRRFVRWHQARRMTTTDGETTQGTFLTAKQTTTVAIDFLTWLTHRDTSLSRLTQADLDAWQSGGPTTRERADRFLRWATTTQLVDPRLRLHPHRRGTATRLPHTDQTRALARAVDHEELGPRDRLAAILVLVLAQQVDDVVGLTWDQVTIDDERVTITVGAHPVELPPPLDQPLRHLVTDPGHDRTAAHPNSPWIFRGNSPGQHLDASHLRRRLKTVCAPRAARLGTLEELTKLSPIPVLAEILGYHPSTIERHATNAASTYARYIAARQ is encoded by the coding sequence GTGAGCAGACCCCGCCCACCCAGCGACCCGGAGACCTGGCCGATCCCGTGCACTCGGTGCCGGGGCCACCACGAGATCGCCGCCCACTGGCCCGACGGGCCCGTGTGCCGCTACTGCTACCAGGCCGCCAAGCGGACCACCGGCACCTGTGCCTGCGGCCACACCGGTGTGCTGCCCGGCCGCCACGACGGGCGACCGGCCTGCCGGGCCTGCGCCGGGATCGCCCTGAATCTGGACTGCCGCACCTGTGGCGCCGAGGCCGAGTTGCACTCCGGTGGGCAGTGCTGGGCCTGCGTGCTGGCCGCCACCGTCGACCGGCTGCTCAACAATCCGCACAACCAGCAGATGCACCCGTCCCTGGCCCCGGTGGCCACCGCGCTGAAGGCGATGACCCGGCCCAACAGCGGGCTGACCTGGCTGAACCAGCCCCACGTCACCGCCTTCCTCACCGATCTGGCCACCACGGCGACCATCACCCACGAGACCCTCGACGCGCTGCCGGCCACCCGCACCCGCGACTACGTACGGGCCCTGCTGGTGGCCCACGGCGCCCTTCCGCCCCGGGACAAGAATCTGGCCCGGTTCACCGCCTGGAGCCAGGACGCCATCCAGTGCTTACCCGCCGGCGAGCATCGCGAGGCCCTACGACGCTTCGTCCGCTGGCACCAGGCCCGGCGGATGACCACCACCGACGGCGAGACCACCCAGGGCACCTTCCTCACCGCCAAACAGACCACCACCGTGGCCATCGACTTCCTGACCTGGCTCACCCACCGGGACACCTCCCTGAGCCGGCTCACCCAGGCCGACCTCGATGCCTGGCAATCCGGCGGGCCCACCACCCGAGAACGGGCCGACCGCTTCCTGCGGTGGGCGACCACCACGCAGCTCGTGGACCCACGCCTGCGCCTGCACCCCCACCGGCGCGGCACCGCGACCCGCCTGCCCCACACCGACCAGACCCGCGCCCTGGCACGGGCCGTGGACCACGAGGAGCTCGGCCCCAGAGACCGCCTCGCCGCCATCCTCGTCCTCGTCCTGGCCCAACAGGTCGACGACGTCGTCGGCCTGACCTGGGACCAGGTCACCATCGACGACGAGCGGGTCACCATCACCGTCGGGGCCCACCCCGTGGAACTCCCGCCCCCGCTGGATCAACCGCTGCGGCACCTGGTCACCGATCCCGGTCACGACCGGACCGCCGCGCACCCGAACAGCCCGTGGATCTTCAGGGGCAACTCCCCCGGCCAGCACCTCGACGCAAGCCACCTGCGGCGACGGCTGAAGACCGTGTGCGCGCCCCGGGCCGCCCGCCTGGGCACCCTCGAGGAGCTCACCAAGCTCAGCCCCATCCCGGTCCTGGCCGAGATCCTCGGCTACCACCCCAGCACCATCGAACGCCACGCCACCAACGCGGCCAGCACCTACGCCCGCTACATCGCCGCACGCCAGTAG
- a CDS encoding helix-turn-helix domain-containing protein — MPEQRRIGYRWHLRTVMAQRNLWKSTELLPLLRARGITLSESQVYRLVTGTPERIPARTLAALCDILDCSPNDLFEPYLELRAAATANAPTRPQDIGVDPHQPIARRIHLVPEENDESS; from the coding sequence ATGCCTGAGCAGCGCCGCATCGGCTACCGCTGGCACCTGCGCACCGTGATGGCTCAGCGCAACCTGTGGAAGAGCACCGAGCTGCTGCCGCTGTTGCGCGCCCGCGGGATCACCCTGTCGGAGAGCCAGGTCTACCGGCTGGTGACCGGCACCCCCGAACGCATCCCCGCCCGCACCCTCGCCGCGTTGTGCGACATCCTGGACTGCTCCCCCAACGACCTCTTCGAGCCCTACCTCGAACTGCGCGCCGCGGCCACCGCCAACGCCCCGACCCGCCCCCAGGACATCGGGGTCGATCCGCACCAGCCGATCGCCCGCCGCATTCATCTGGTGCCCGAGGAGAACGACGAGTCCTCGTGA
- a CDS encoding tyrosine-type recombinase/integrase codes for MDAVPGHVPAVLTDGDVGLFRADERVFEAMLVGWRAQMLARGLTSQTIKARCGVVARFQRFTGTFPWHWVPGDLEDFQAQRRSGPRPISLTTLRADSSAVAAFCTYLTTPVYGWAAFCQQVFGDVPAQVVFEWNTPRHTADDAVTPGRRAFTRAELQRLFDHLDDHIDREHAAGSKRWLPALRDSIAFKVCYAYGLRRRELTMLEVGDFGPNPHVPAYGRFGAVQVRWAKGTTGSGPRRRTVLTVPEFDWVVGLLQFWTGPGGRARFPTAVSSDALWPSERAGRLRLGSLGDAFAGLREEVGLPPELGLHCLRHSYVTHLIEAGYDPAFVQTQVGHAHASTTGLYTSVSSDFKQRTIQQMIAARLGAGLEEVPDA; via the coding sequence ATGGACGCTGTACCGGGCCACGTACCTGCCGTCCTGACCGACGGCGACGTGGGGTTGTTCCGCGCCGATGAGCGGGTGTTCGAGGCGATGCTGGTCGGGTGGCGGGCGCAGATGCTGGCCCGCGGGCTGACCTCGCAGACGATCAAGGCCCGGTGCGGTGTCGTGGCCCGGTTTCAGCGCTTCACCGGCACCTTCCCCTGGCACTGGGTTCCGGGTGATCTGGAGGACTTCCAGGCGCAGCGGCGCTCTGGACCCAGGCCGATCAGTCTCACGACGCTGCGCGCGGATTCCAGCGCGGTGGCGGCGTTCTGCACCTATCTCACGACCCCGGTCTACGGGTGGGCGGCCTTCTGTCAGCAGGTGTTCGGGGACGTGCCCGCTCAGGTGGTCTTCGAGTGGAACACGCCCCGGCACACGGCTGATGACGCCGTCACCCCGGGGCGCCGGGCGTTTACCCGGGCTGAGCTGCAGCGGCTGTTCGACCATCTCGACGACCATATCGACCGTGAGCACGCCGCCGGGAGCAAGCGCTGGTTGCCGGCCTTGCGGGACTCGATCGCCTTTAAGGTCTGCTACGCCTACGGGCTGCGGCGCCGGGAGCTGACGATGCTCGAGGTGGGCGACTTCGGGCCGAACCCGCACGTGCCCGCCTACGGGCGCTTCGGCGCCGTGCAGGTGCGCTGGGCCAAGGGCACCACCGGGTCGGGTCCGCGCCGGCGCACTGTGCTCACCGTCCCGGAGTTCGACTGGGTCGTGGGCCTGCTGCAGTTCTGGACCGGCCCCGGCGGGCGGGCCCGCTTCCCGACCGCCGTGTCCTCGGACGCATTGTGGCCCAGTGAACGCGCAGGCCGGCTGCGCCTGGGCAGCCTCGGGGACGCCTTCGCGGGACTGCGCGAGGAGGTCGGGCTGCCCCCGGAGCTGGGCCTGCACTGCCTGCGTCATTCCTACGTCACGCATTTGATCGAGGCCGGCTACGACCCGGCGTTCGTGCAGACCCAGGTCGGCCACGCCCATGCCTCGACCACGGGGCTGTACACCTCGGTCTCTTCGGACTTCAAGCAGAGGACTATCCAGCAGATGATCGCCGCCCGGCTGGGTGCCGGCCTCGAGGAGGTTCCTGATGCCTGA
- a CDS encoding DUF3054 domain-containing protein, with translation MHTTAPTTTRPTGHRSSWPAVLVVDVLLVLLFAAVGRSTHALDPVGVLETAWPFLTGLLLGWAAWQLPRHPVGLWPRGVALWLTTVTVGMGLRVLVGEGTAPSFVLVTLGVLAVLLLGHRALALTVRAARARRTP, from the coding sequence ATGCACACCACGGCCCCCACCACCACGCGGCCCACCGGGCACAGGAGCTCCTGGCCGGCGGTGCTCGTCGTCGACGTGCTCCTGGTCCTCCTCTTCGCCGCCGTCGGGCGCAGCACCCACGCCCTCGACCCGGTGGGCGTGCTGGAGACCGCCTGGCCGTTCCTCACAGGCCTGCTGCTGGGCTGGGCCGCCTGGCAGCTGCCCCGCCACCCCGTCGGTCTGTGGCCCCGCGGCGTCGCCCTGTGGCTGACGACCGTCACCGTGGGCATGGGCCTGCGGGTCCTCGTCGGCGAGGGCACCGCACCGAGCTTCGTGCTGGTGACCCTGGGCGTCCTCGCCGTTCTCCTGCTCGGCCACCGCGCGCTCGCCCTGACGGTGCGCGCGGCACGGGCCCGCCGCACGCCCTGA
- a CDS encoding Lrp/AsnC family transcriptional regulator: MLTAIVLIKTSADRIPEVAEQISEIPGISEVYSVTGDWDLIAMVRVHRHEDLADVIADRLSKVDGVVGTNTNIAFRTYSKHDLDAAFSLGID, from the coding sequence ATGCTCACCGCCATCGTCCTCATCAAGACCTCCGCCGACCGCATCCCCGAGGTCGCGGAGCAGATCTCCGAGATCCCCGGGATCAGCGAGGTGTACTCCGTGACCGGCGACTGGGACCTGATCGCCATGGTGCGCGTGCACCGGCACGAGGACCTCGCGGACGTCATCGCCGACCGCCTCTCCAAGGTCGACGGCGTGGTGGGCACGAACACGAACATTGCCTTCCGCACCTACAGCAAGCACGACCTCGACGCCGCCTTCTCCCTCGGCATCGACTGA
- the trpD gene encoding anthranilate phosphoribosyltransferase, which translates to MNTTTPATAPHFEWPDLITALISGTDLTREQAYWAMDTIMSGEVSDVVIAGFLVALRAKGETVEELTGLADAMVARARPADIPGPALDIVGTGGDRLSSVNISTMAALVCAGAGAKVVKHGNRASSSKSGSADVLEALGVRLDLPVDLVESAAEHVGITFLFAQTFHPSMRFVAAARAQLRVATTFNVLGPMTNPARVEASAIGVADRALAPLIAGVFAARGHRALVFRGGDGLDELTVTAPSEVWEVRGGTVEHHELEPLDLGMPRATIEDLRGRDALYNARVVEQVLAGEQGPVRNAVLLNAAAGLVAFDQEAEGSFHDRLAAGVRRAEQAVDSGAARAVLDRWIVHTAR; encoded by the coding sequence GTGAACACGACGACTCCGGCGACCGCACCGCACTTCGAGTGGCCCGACCTCATCACCGCGCTGATCTCGGGGACCGACCTGACCCGGGAGCAGGCGTACTGGGCCATGGACACCATCATGTCGGGGGAGGTGTCGGACGTCGTCATCGCGGGCTTCCTCGTGGCCCTGCGGGCCAAGGGGGAGACGGTCGAGGAGCTCACCGGCCTGGCGGACGCGATGGTCGCCCGGGCCCGGCCGGCGGACATCCCCGGGCCCGCCCTGGACATCGTCGGCACCGGTGGCGACCGGCTGTCCAGTGTGAACATCTCCACGATGGCCGCCCTGGTCTGCGCGGGCGCGGGCGCGAAGGTGGTCAAGCACGGCAACCGCGCGTCGTCGTCGAAGTCCGGCTCGGCCGACGTGCTCGAGGCCCTCGGGGTCCGCCTGGACCTGCCGGTCGACCTGGTCGAGTCCGCCGCGGAGCACGTGGGCATCACGTTCCTGTTCGCCCAGACGTTCCACCCGTCGATGCGTTTCGTGGCCGCGGCGCGGGCGCAGCTGCGGGTGGCCACGACCTTCAACGTCCTCGGGCCCATGACGAACCCGGCCCGGGTCGAGGCCTCGGCGATCGGCGTGGCCGACCGCGCCCTGGCTCCGCTCATCGCCGGGGTCTTCGCCGCCCGGGGGCACCGCGCCCTCGTCTTCCGCGGCGGCGACGGACTCGACGAGCTCACCGTGACGGCCCCCTCGGAGGTCTGGGAGGTGCGCGGCGGCACCGTCGAGCACCACGAGCTCGAGCCCCTCGACCTCGGCATGCCGCGGGCCACGATCGAGGACCTGCGCGGCCGGGACGCCCTGTACAACGCCCGGGTCGTCGAGCAGGTGCTGGCGGGGGAGCAGGGGCCCGTGCGCAACGCCGTCCTGCTCAACGCGGCGGCGGGGCTGGTCGCCTTCGACCAGGAGGCGGAGGGGTCGTTCCACGACCGTCTGGCGGCCGGAGTCCGGCGCGCCGAGCAGGCCGTGGACAGCGGCGCCGCGCGGGCGGTCCTGGACCGCTGGATCGTCCACACCGCCCGCTGA
- the ctaE gene encoding aa3-type cytochrome oxidase subunit III translates to MTTATQTPAKPVGGSINRPNLTSVGTIVWLASEVMFFAGLFAMYFTLRSTSPELWADESAKLNVWLATANTIILVSSSVTCQFGVFAAERLQPRRAGGVLDLRRWGMVEWFALTFIMGAIFVAVQAFEYAELVAHGISIPAHAYGSAFYITTGFHALHVTGGLIAFLFIMGRAFVAKRFGHFEATSAIVVSYYWHFVDVVWIVLFLVVYFLK, encoded by the coding sequence GTGACGACTGCAACCCAGACCCCAGCCAAGCCGGTAGGCGGGTCGATCAACCGACCCAACCTGACCTCCGTGGGCACCATCGTGTGGCTCGCCTCCGAGGTCATGTTCTTCGCCGGCCTCTTCGCCATGTACTTCACGCTGCGCTCCACCTCCCCGGAGCTGTGGGCCGACGAGTCGGCCAAGCTGAACGTGTGGCTGGCCACCGCGAACACCATCATCCTGGTGTCGAGCTCGGTGACCTGCCAGTTCGGCGTCTTCGCGGCCGAGCGCCTCCAGCCCCGCCGTGCCGGCGGTGTCCTCGACCTGCGCCGGTGGGGCATGGTCGAGTGGTTCGCCCTGACCTTCATCATGGGGGCGATCTTCGTGGCGGTGCAGGCGTTCGAGTACGCCGAGCTCGTGGCCCACGGCATCAGCATCCCGGCCCACGCCTACGGCTCCGCCTTCTACATCACCACGGGCTTCCACGCCCTGCACGTGACGGGCGGGCTCATCGCCTTCCTGTTCATCATGGGCCGTGCCTTCGTGGCCAAGCGTTTCGGGCACTTCGAGGCCACCTCGGCGATCGTCGTGTCCTACTACTGGCACTTCGTGGACGTCGTCTGGATCGTCCTCTTCCTCGTGGTCTACTTCCTGAAGTAG
- the qcrC gene encoding cytochrome bc1 complex diheme cytochrome c subunit: MKALSQQRRHPLAVLVLMVLALLLSGGLYAVATTTNEAKAQTESYSAQDLEEGEKLFIANCSTCHGLDGAGTPSGPSLVGVGAAAVDFQVGTGRMPMQANGPQAPQKAPQFSPEETAQMAGYVATLGPGPAVPEEEYLDVTQGNAANGAKVFLANCAMCHNAAGAGGALTRGKYAPSLMGVEEVHIYEAMQTGPQNMPVFNDANITPEEKRDVITYLKTLEESPNPGGFGLGALGPVSEGLFVWTIGLAVIIGFTIWLTSRSA; this comes from the coding sequence GTGAAGGCACTTTCGCAACAGCGGCGCCACCCTCTCGCAGTCCTCGTACTGATGGTCCTGGCCCTGCTCCTCAGCGGTGGGCTCTATGCAGTCGCCACCACCACCAACGAGGCCAAGGCGCAGACCGAGTCCTACTCGGCCCAGGACCTCGAGGAGGGCGAGAAGCTGTTCATCGCGAACTGCTCGACCTGTCACGGTCTCGACGGCGCGGGCACCCCCTCGGGGCCGTCCCTGGTCGGTGTCGGCGCCGCCGCGGTCGACTTCCAGGTGGGCACCGGGCGCATGCCCATGCAGGCCAACGGCCCGCAGGCCCCGCAGAAGGCCCCGCAGTTCAGCCCCGAGGAAACCGCTCAGATGGCCGGCTACGTCGCGACCCTGGGCCCCGGCCCGGCCGTGCCCGAGGAGGAGTACCTGGACGTCACCCAGGGCAACGCCGCCAACGGTGCGAAGGTGTTCCTCGCCAACTGCGCCATGTGCCACAACGCCGCCGGCGCCGGTGGCGCCCTGACCCGCGGCAAGTACGCCCCGTCCCTGATGGGCGTCGAAGAGGTGCACATCTACGAGGCCATGCAGACGGGTCCGCAGAACATGCCGGTGTTCAACGACGCGAACATCACCCCCGAGGAGAAGCGGGACGTCATCACGTACCTGAAGACCCTCGAGGAGAGCCCCAACCCGGGGGGCTTCGGTCTCGGCGCGCTCGGCCCGGTCTCCGAGGGCCTGTTCGTGTGGACCATCGGACTCGCGGTCATCATCGGGTTCACCATCTGGCTCACCTCGCGCTCCGCCTGA
- the qcrA gene encoding cytochrome bc1 complex Rieske iron-sulfur subunit, whose protein sequence is MGSHSDGTPHESGTVATTGTTAMERFPDPGLPPHRPRLTDVDDRAAKRAERQVVLLFLISIIGSVLFFVGYFGVRVDGPIYDVTNTAPTQALQLQNLLLGLGIALGMFGIGLGVVHWARTLMPDHELVESRHAVRTEEQRADAQSILTTIYDESGIKRRPLLRNTLIGAAVLAPLPFVGLLKDLGPTNLDVLKETLWDEGIRLVRDPSGTPIKASDVTLGSTFHVVPENLSTIGHNEGYLDEKAKAVVLLMRLDPESVNVSPERADWNVDGIFAYSKVCTHVGCPVALYEQQTHHLLCPCHQSTFDLTNECEVIFGPAARPLPQLPITVDDEGYLVARSDFQEPVGPTYSQRGTHVEEMQGEAN, encoded by the coding sequence ATGGGAAGCCACAGTGACGGCACTCCCCACGAGTCGGGAACAGTTGCCACCACGGGCACCACGGCGATGGAGCGTTTCCCTGACCCCGGACTGCCCCCGCACCGCCCGCGCCTGACGGACGTCGACGACCGGGCGGCCAAGCGCGCCGAACGGCAGGTCGTCCTGCTGTTCCTGATCTCGATCATCGGATCCGTCCTGTTCTTCGTCGGCTACTTCGGCGTCCGGGTGGACGGCCCGATTTACGACGTCACGAACACGGCCCCCACCCAGGCGCTGCAGCTGCAGAACCTCCTGCTGGGCCTGGGCATCGCGCTCGGCATGTTCGGGATCGGCCTGGGGGTCGTGCACTGGGCGCGCACGCTCATGCCGGACCACGAGCTGGTCGAGAGCCGGCACGCGGTCCGCACCGAGGAGCAGCGCGCCGACGCGCAGAGCATCCTCACCACGATCTACGACGAGTCGGGCATCAAGCGCCGTCCGCTGCTGCGCAACACCCTCATCGGCGCGGCCGTCCTCGCTCCCCTGCCCTTCGTCGGGCTGCTCAAGGACCTGGGCCCCACCAACCTGGACGTCCTCAAGGAGACCCTGTGGGACGAGGGCATCCGCCTGGTCCGCGACCCCTCCGGGACGCCGATCAAGGCCTCGGACGTCACCCTGGGCTCCACGTTCCACGTCGTGCCGGAGAACCTGAGCACGATCGGGCACAACGAGGGCTACCTGGACGAGAAGGCCAAGGCCGTGGTCCTGCTCATGCGCCTGGACCCGGAGTCCGTCAACGTGTCTCCCGAGCGGGCCGACTGGAACGTCGACGGCATCTTCGCCTACTCGAAGGTCTGCACCCACGTCGGCTGCCCGGTGGCACTGTACGAGCAGCAGACCCACCACCTGCTGTGCCCGTGCCACCAGTCCACTTTCGACCTCACCAACGAGTGCGAGGTCATCTTCGGGCCGGCTGCCCGGCCCCTCCCCCAGCTGCCGATCACCGTGGACGACGAGGGCTACCTCGTGGCCCGCAGCGATTTCCAGGAACCGGTCGGACCGACCTACTCCCAGCGGGGTACCCATGTCGAAGAGATGCAGGGTGAGGCGAACTGA
- the qcrB gene encoding cytochrome bc1 complex cytochrome b subunit, giving the protein MSTSTDYEYKPQTGTGRIANFVDTRVGMSPIVKEFGRKIFPDHWSFMFGEVALYTFVILLLSGTFLALWFEPSMAALEYEGSYVPMQGVEMSAAYASTLDISFDIRGGLFLRQIHHWSALVFAAAVAVHMLRVFFTGAFRRPRELNWLVGVGLFLLTIVAGFSGYSLPDDVLSGNGLRIADAILKAIPLVGAYLSMFLFGGEFPGHDIIARLYIIHVLLIPAAILGLIVVHLFMVVVHKHTQFPGPGRTENNVVGFPVGPVYAAKAGGFFFIVFGIMALMAATTTINAIWNYGPYDPSPVQAGSQPDWYMGFTDGAVRLMPGTWPFNWEWTFWGMSIPMNVLLPMVPIMILFALMAAWPWIERWVTKDDREHHILDRPRNAPFRTAMGVAGVAFYTVMLVAASGDLIATHFNVSLNDVIYWLRAAYFIAPILGFIITRRICLALQRKDREIVLHGRETGRVQQLPHGEFIEVHEPLDEYKRYRLVSMPDYKVLPAQPNGKGKITGAEKVRERVSRFFFEDRVAPVTPAELEAAHHHHEAEAVTAGPQDRELVR; this is encoded by the coding sequence ATGTCCACGTCCACTGATTACGAGTACAAGCCGCAGACCGGCACCGGCCGGATCGCGAACTTCGTCGACACCCGGGTCGGCATGTCGCCGATCGTCAAGGAGTTCGGCCGGAAGATCTTCCCGGACCACTGGTCCTTCATGTTCGGCGAGGTGGCGCTGTACACCTTCGTCATCCTCCTGCTCTCGGGGACGTTCCTGGCGCTCTGGTTCGAGCCGTCCATGGCGGCGCTGGAGTACGAGGGCTCCTACGTGCCCATGCAGGGCGTCGAGATGTCGGCGGCCTACGCCTCCACCCTCGACATCTCCTTCGACATCCGCGGCGGGCTGTTCCTGCGCCAGATCCACCACTGGTCCGCGCTGGTGTTCGCCGCGGCCGTGGCCGTGCACATGCTCCGCGTGTTCTTCACCGGTGCGTTCCGCCGGCCCCGTGAGCTGAACTGGCTCGTCGGCGTCGGGCTGTTCCTGCTGACCATCGTGGCGGGCTTCTCCGGCTACTCCCTGCCGGACGACGTCCTCTCCGGCAACGGTCTGCGGATCGCCGACGCGATCCTCAAGGCCATCCCGCTGGTCGGTGCCTACCTGTCGATGTTCCTCTTCGGCGGCGAGTTCCCCGGCCACGACATCATCGCGCGTCTCTACATCATCCACGTGCTGCTGATCCCCGCGGCGATCCTCGGTCTGATCGTGGTCCACCTGTTCATGGTCGTCGTGCACAAGCACACCCAGTTCCCCGGCCCCGGCCGCACCGAGAACAACGTGGTCGGCTTCCCCGTGGGCCCGGTCTACGCGGCCAAGGCGGGCGGCTTCTTCTTCATCGTCTTCGGCATCATGGCGCTGATGGCGGCCACCACCACCATCAACGCGATCTGGAACTACGGGCCGTACGACCCCTCCCCGGTGCAGGCCGGTTCGCAGCCCGACTGGTACATGGGCTTCACCGACGGCGCCGTGCGCCTCATGCCCGGCACCTGGCCCTTCAACTGGGAGTGGACCTTCTGGGGCATGTCGATCCCGATGAACGTCCTGCTGCCCATGGTCCCGATCATGATCCTGTTCGCCCTCATGGCCGCCTGGCCGTGGATCGAGCGGTGGGTGACGAAGGACGACCGCGAGCACCACATCCTGGACCGCCCGCGCAACGCTCCCTTCCGCACCGCCATGGGCGTCGCCGGCGTGGCCTTCTACACCGTGATGCTCGTCGCGGCCAGTGGTGACCTCATCGCCACGCACTTCAACGTGTCGCTCAACGACGTCATCTACTGGCTGCGGGCCGCGTACTTCATCGCACCGATCCTGGGCTTCATCATCACCCGTCGCATCTGCCTGGCGCTGCAGCGCAAGGACCGCGAGATCGTGCTCCACGGCCGCGAGACCGGCCGCGTCCAGCAGCTGCCCCACGGTGAGTTCATCGAGGTGCACGAGCCGCTCGACGAGTACAAGCGCTACCGTCTGGTCTCCATGCCGGACTACAAGGTGCTGCCGGCCCAGCCGAACGGCAAGGGCAAGATCACGGGCGCCGAGAAGGTGCGCGAGCGGGTCAGCCGGTTCTTCTTCGAGGACCGCGTCGCCCCCGTCACCCCGGCCGAGCTCGAGGCTGCGCACCACCACCACGAGGCGGAGGCCGTGACGGCCGGTCCCCAGGACCGGGAGCTCGTCCGCTGA